One Deinococcus yavapaiensis KR-236 DNA window includes the following coding sequences:
- a CDS encoding LCP family protein: MHPSSSPDSDTPAPSTRPSRRRVFANVILVVLLVLAGLTAWSAPAVPTLTKYAALPKAPETTRTFLVAGVSPRYVGYHQAAPEDYTGLTDTIMLVQLRANEPTIRMLNVPRDTWVELPERGMSKINAASNFGPDELVNAVRNLTGVSVDGYVLLSLNALREVTDAAGGVTVDVKEPMKYTDTAAKLYIDFQPGRQHLDGRQAEAYLRFRYDRLGDIGRVGRQQEFVGALQRQLLSPLGLLHVPNVVAALGSNVRTSLSREDVAEVFGALLRRPTLEPHLLPGHFGGMVWIPEDDKIQTLVHDKFALEAVAGDPRALKIAIVNVSAPAGSARRLQEKLQGLGYVNVTIGNGDGDRNRTTLLTTDKKAAERLRDDLGYGRIVLGGVGEAGADLTIRLAADFPQSQN, translated from the coding sequence ATGCATCCGTCCTCCTCGCCCGATTCCGACACGCCCGCACCTTCGACTCGGCCTTCTCGGCGACGCGTGTTCGCGAACGTCATTCTCGTCGTGCTGCTCGTCCTCGCGGGCCTGACCGCTTGGTCGGCGCCCGCCGTGCCGACCCTCACGAAATACGCGGCGCTGCCGAAGGCGCCCGAGACGACGCGGACCTTTCTCGTCGCCGGCGTCTCTCCGCGTTACGTCGGCTACCATCAGGCCGCCCCTGAGGACTACACCGGCCTCACCGATACCATCATGCTCGTGCAGCTGCGCGCGAACGAACCGACGATCCGGATGTTGAACGTGCCGCGCGACACCTGGGTCGAGTTGCCCGAACGCGGCATGAGCAAGATCAACGCCGCCTCGAACTTCGGTCCCGACGAACTCGTGAACGCCGTACGGAACTTGACGGGTGTGTCCGTCGACGGCTACGTCCTCTTGTCGCTCAACGCGTTACGGGAAGTGACCGACGCGGCGGGCGGCGTCACGGTGGACGTCAAGGAGCCGATGAAATACACGGACACCGCCGCCAAGCTTTACATCGATTTCCAACCCGGGCGTCAGCACCTCGACGGCCGACAAGCCGAAGCCTACTTGCGCTTCCGCTACGACCGCCTCGGCGATATCGGTCGCGTGGGGCGTCAGCAGGAATTCGTCGGCGCGCTGCAACGCCAACTTCTGAGTCCGCTCGGTTTGCTTCACGTGCCCAACGTCGTCGCCGCGCTCGGCTCGAACGTTCGGACGAGCTTGTCGCGCGAGGACGTCGCCGAAGTCTTCGGCGCGCTGTTGCGCCGACCGACGTTGGAGCCTCACCTGCTGCCCGGACACTTCGGCGGCATGGTATGGATTCCCGAGGACGACAAAATTCAAACGCTCGTGCATGACAAATTCGCGCTCGAAGCCGTGGCGGGCGATCCGCGCGCCCTCAAGATCGCGATCGTGAACGTGAGTGCGCCCGCCGGAAGTGCGCGCCGACTTCAAGAAAAGCTGCAAGGCTTGGGGTACGTCAACGTCACGATCGGCAACGGGGACGGCGATCGGAATCGTACGACGCTCCTGACGACGGACAAGAAGGCGGCCGAGCGCCTGCGCGACGACCTCGGTTACGGCCGCATCGTGCTCGGGGGCGTCGGCGAAGCGGGCGCGGATCTCACGATCCGGCTGGCCGCCGACTTTCCACAAAGTCAAAACTGA
- a CDS encoding alpha-amylase family glycosyl hydrolase: protein MTTSAPAELPWWQRGIVYQIYPRSFQDSNGDGVGDLRGISARLDYLRSLNVDALWLSPIFTSPMADFGYDVANYEDVDALFGSLADFDDLVRAAHAQGLKIMLDLVPNHSSDQHPWFQESRASRDNSKRDWYVWRDPAPDGGPPNNWRSFFGGRAWTLDETTGQYYLHQFLPQQPELNWANPEVRAALLDAMRFWLRRGVDGFRVDVIWLLGKHAEFLDEPLNPEWQEGHLEHGMLQHVYTQDLPETHGYIREMRAVLDEFSAPGQERMMVGEIYLPLERLVTYYGSEAGAECHLPFNFLLLTMNEVTARGIRELVTRYDAACREFGGWPNWVLGNHDQHRFKSKFGFERYRVMQTLLLTLRGTPTVYYGDEIGMENVEIPFERMQDPAGIRQQDNPFASRDPERTPMQWDASPNAGFSEAEPWLPLGVNYRDVNVAAQEADPSSDLHFFRAVTKLRRDLPELHAGDFVDVETNAEDVFAYVRASGSQRVLVALNFGGQETTLDFSSHASSEKPEVTVLLSSVPRAASTPLSAVTLAPYQALLLRLS, encoded by the coding sequence ATGACGACTTCAGCACCCGCCGAACTTCCGTGGTGGCAGCGCGGCATCGTGTACCAAATCTATCCACGCTCCTTTCAAGACTCCAACGGGGACGGGGTAGGCGACTTGCGCGGCATCTCGGCGCGCCTCGACTACTTGCGGTCCTTGAACGTTGACGCGCTGTGGCTTTCGCCGATCTTCACCTCGCCGATGGCGGATTTCGGGTACGACGTCGCGAACTACGAGGACGTCGACGCGCTGTTCGGCAGCCTCGCCGACTTCGACGACCTCGTACGAGCGGCGCACGCCCAAGGTCTCAAGATCATGCTGGATCTCGTGCCGAATCACTCCAGCGATCAACATCCGTGGTTTCAGGAATCGCGTGCCAGCCGCGACAATTCCAAGCGCGACTGGTACGTCTGGCGTGACCCCGCGCCCGACGGCGGTCCACCGAACAACTGGCGCTCGTTCTTCGGCGGTCGGGCGTGGACGCTCGACGAGACGACCGGGCAGTACTACTTGCACCAGTTCCTGCCTCAGCAGCCCGAGTTGAACTGGGCGAATCCCGAGGTGCGCGCCGCCCTGCTGGACGCGATGCGCTTTTGGTTGCGGCGCGGCGTGGACGGCTTCCGGGTGGACGTCATCTGGCTCTTGGGCAAGCACGCGGAGTTCCTCGACGAACCGCTCAATCCCGAGTGGCAAGAAGGACACTTGGAGCACGGCATGCTGCAGCACGTGTACACGCAAGACCTGCCCGAGACGCACGGCTACATTCGAGAGATGCGCGCCGTCCTCGACGAGTTCTCGGCGCCCGGTCAGGAGCGCATGATGGTCGGCGAGATCTACTTGCCGCTCGAACGACTCGTGACGTACTACGGCAGTGAGGCAGGCGCCGAGTGCCACTTGCCCTTCAACTTCTTGCTCCTGACCATGAACGAGGTGACGGCGCGCGGCATCCGCGAACTCGTCACGCGCTATGACGCGGCTTGCCGTGAATTCGGCGGTTGGCCGAACTGGGTGCTGGGAAATCACGATCAGCACCGCTTCAAGTCGAAATTCGGCTTCGAGCGGTACCGAGTCATGCAGACGTTGCTGCTCACCTTGCGTGGCACACCCACGGTGTACTACGGCGACGAGATCGGGATGGAGAATGTCGAGATTCCGTTCGAGCGGATGCAGGACCCGGCGGGAATTCGTCAGCAGGACAACCCATTTGCGAGTCGTGATCCCGAACGTACACCGATGCAGTGGGACGCGTCACCGAACGCTGGCTTCAGCGAAGCGGAGCCGTGGTTGCCCTTGGGGGTGAATTACCGCGACGTGAACGTCGCCGCGCAGGAAGCAGATCCCTCGTCTGATCTGCACTTCTTTCGCGCCGTCACGAAGCTACGCCGAGACTTGCCCGAGTTGCACGCGGGCGACTTCGTGGACGTCGAGACGAACGCGGAGGACGTGTTCGCCTACGTCCGCGCGTCCGGCAGTCAACGAGTGCTCGTCGCCCTCAACTTCGGTGGGCAAGAAACTACGCTCGACTTCTCGTCGCATGCGTCGAGCGAGAAGCCCGAGGTGACCGTGTTGTTGTCGAGCGTGCCGAGGGCCGCGTCCACGCCCCTTTCGGCCGTCACGCTCGCGCCGTACCAAGCGCTGCTGCTGCGCCTGTCCTGA
- a CDS encoding branched-chain amino acid ABC transporter substrate-binding protein, with protein sequence MFHSRARVILGLSLLAALSSASAQRAVKVATISPLTGSLAALGQDIKQGAEVAFRMHSAALRAAGLNVTLQSFDDNGNATRGVNVAQQILSDSSFLGVVGPLNSGVSLRVSEVLSKGNIAVISPTSTSDTLTEQKWNNFFRVVAPDRAQADAASAYIADVLKPKSVFVVTDNTTYGNSLTQQLQGNLKDKNVRVVAYVGVSEDAGYKALVNRVKESGAELVFFGGTPDKGGPFLKLLRDGGVTTRFMGGDALDSEVLTRTAGAAARDTLFTTVFGPVSAFANRSTFVNAYEAAFKKAPSGIAAFSFDAMNVLLDSLERAAKNGAPTRESVLAAVRTTNFDASTALTGRIAFTKTGERSNSPLFLIRVSDTTLTSRVERVLRYTAR encoded by the coding sequence ATGTTCCATTCCCGCGCCCGTGTGATCCTCGGCCTCAGCCTTCTCGCCGCCCTTTCGAGTGCCAGCGCCCAAAGAGCCGTCAAGGTAGCGACGATCAGCCCGCTCACGGGCTCCTTGGCTGCTCTCGGGCAGGACATCAAGCAAGGCGCGGAAGTGGCATTTCGTATGCATTCCGCCGCGTTGCGCGCCGCTGGCCTCAACGTCACGCTGCAGTCCTTCGACGACAACGGCAACGCGACGCGCGGCGTGAACGTCGCGCAGCAAATTCTGAGCGATTCGTCCTTTCTCGGCGTCGTCGGTCCCTTGAATTCCGGCGTGAGCTTGCGCGTCAGCGAGGTGCTTTCCAAGGGCAACATCGCCGTCATTTCCCCGACGAGCACGTCCGACACCCTCACGGAGCAGAAGTGGAACAACTTCTTCCGCGTCGTCGCTCCCGACCGAGCGCAAGCAGACGCGGCCAGCGCCTACATCGCCGACGTTCTCAAGCCGAAGTCGGTGTTCGTCGTGACGGACAACACCACGTACGGCAACAGCTTGACGCAGCAACTGCAAGGCAACCTCAAGGACAAGAACGTCCGAGTGGTGGCGTACGTCGGGGTTTCGGAGGACGCGGGGTACAAGGCCCTCGTCAACCGCGTCAAGGAGAGCGGCGCGGAACTCGTGTTCTTCGGAGGCACGCCAGACAAAGGCGGACCGTTCCTGAAGTTGCTGCGTGACGGCGGCGTCACCACCCGCTTCATGGGCGGCGACGCGCTCGACTCGGAAGTCTTGACGCGCACGGCGGGCGCGGCGGCGCGCGACACGCTCTTCACGACGGTGTTCGGTCCGGTGAGCGCCTTCGCCAACCGCTCGACCTTCGTCAACGCCTACGAAGCGGCCTTCAAGAAGGCGCCGTCGGGCATCGCCGCGTTTTCCTTCGACGCGATGAACGTGCTGCTCGACAGCCTGGAACGGGCCGCCAAGAACGGCGCTCCGACACGTGAAAGCGTCTTGGCCGCCGTTCGCACCACGAACTTCGACGCGAGCACCGCCCTCACCGGCCGTATCGCCTTCACGAAGACGGGCGAGCGCTCCAACTCCCCGCTCTTCCTGATTCGCGTATCCGACACGACCTTGACGTCGCGCGTGGAGCGCGTTTTGCGCTACACCGCCCGCTGA
- a CDS encoding DNA internalization-related competence protein ComEC/Rec2, with product MPVFARSISLPWSLVAFAGFAAGILVVSGEAWGAAWLLLPLLGGRSRRPATLTLVALVAALLGGSRERAEQRAPDPLASWRGALVTLSGTWDGRFLRLEDPRASVALSPKPSAPPGELRVCGRLDLPSTPRNPGEFDYSAWLRASGVRSVLYGAKVLSARPRRDARTWFRGGVRLGLSPLEADFMEAVELGDKDELNTRTLGARAANNAFAHAGLSHLMALSGQNVALIVTALSFLLAKTPLKLARYPVLLLALAFYVWLAGPSPSLLRATLQGGAVLIGLWVGRGRIDALGALGLAGLVSLAWSPLWVFDVGFRLSFLAAGSLLLVPRVEGRLPSRWPTWLKVGLAGTLLAEISTAPIVAHTFHALPLPLASVPANLLAAPLMALLVPLGFMAGLAGPLAAPINLLVGPLVKLLLALVTLFGHWPSVPWGEISAAGWAAYGLFGVCVTLWLRRRLGERSASAVCLACVLVTMVAAKSGGQAREIVFLDVGQGDATLIRLGDFTMLIDGGGTPRGSFDVGARTVVPALKTLGVFDLDVVVLTHPDADHVEGLTSVLSEVPVGEVWLGRRTNAPIETAVLHAAKTRRVPVRAVARGDHITVGNAALDVMWPARPFSKEDNENSVAIRLDVGTFRAAFLGDLPSGVESRLNLGRLDLLKVAHHGSRFSTSEALLSETRPRDAVISVGRNTYGHPNSDVLNRLRAAGIRVWRTDEAGAIRWPLP from the coding sequence GTGCCAGTCTTCGCGCGGAGCATTTCCCTTCCTTGGTCGCTCGTCGCGTTCGCAGGCTTCGCGGCAGGTATCCTCGTCGTTTCGGGCGAGGCGTGGGGCGCGGCCTGGCTGCTTCTGCCGCTTTTGGGTGGCCGCTCGCGGCGCCCGGCGACCTTGACGCTCGTCGCGCTCGTGGCCGCGCTGCTCGGCGGATCGAGGGAGCGCGCCGAACAGCGGGCACCGGACCCGCTCGCCTCTTGGCGCGGAGCCCTCGTGACGTTGAGCGGCACCTGGGACGGACGCTTCTTGCGCTTGGAAGACCCGCGAGCGAGCGTGGCCCTCTCACCGAAGCCGAGCGCCCCGCCGGGCGAACTACGGGTCTGCGGACGCCTCGACCTTCCCTCCACGCCGCGTAACCCCGGAGAGTTCGATTACTCGGCGTGGCTTCGAGCGTCGGGTGTGCGAAGCGTTTTATACGGCGCGAAGGTGCTAAGCGCCCGACCGAGGCGAGACGCTCGCACTTGGTTTCGGGGCGGCGTGCGCCTCGGGTTGTCGCCGCTCGAGGCAGACTTCATGGAAGCCGTCGAGCTCGGCGACAAGGACGAGTTGAACACGCGGACGCTGGGGGCGCGCGCCGCCAACAACGCGTTCGCGCACGCGGGCTTGTCGCACCTCATGGCCTTGTCGGGCCAGAACGTCGCCCTCATCGTGACGGCCTTGTCGTTCCTCCTGGCAAAGACTCCCTTGAAGCTCGCGCGCTACCCGGTCTTGCTGCTGGCCCTCGCGTTCTACGTGTGGTTGGCCGGACCGTCTCCGAGTCTGCTGCGCGCGACGTTGCAGGGCGGCGCCGTCCTGATCGGTCTGTGGGTAGGAAGAGGGCGAATCGACGCGCTCGGGGCGCTTGGCCTCGCGGGCTTGGTGAGCTTGGCGTGGTCGCCGCTGTGGGTATTCGACGTCGGCTTTCGGCTGTCCTTCCTGGCGGCGGGCTCGTTGCTGCTCGTACCGCGTGTAGAGGGTCGCTTGCCGAGCAGGTGGCCCACGTGGTTGAAGGTCGGCTTGGCGGGCACGTTGCTCGCCGAGATCTCGACCGCGCCGATCGTCGCCCACACCTTTCACGCGCTTCCCCTGCCGCTTGCGAGCGTGCCCGCCAATCTCCTCGCCGCGCCCCTCATGGCGCTCCTCGTGCCGCTCGGCTTCATGGCGGGACTGGCAGGGCCGCTCGCCGCACCGATCAACCTCCTGGTCGGTCCGCTCGTGAAGTTGCTCTTGGCGCTCGTCACCCTTTTCGGGCATTGGCCGAGCGTGCCGTGGGGAGAAATTTCGGCGGCGGGATGGGCCGCGTACGGCTTGTTCGGCGTCTGCGTGACGTTGTGGTTGCGGCGGCGACTCGGGGAGCGGTCGGCGAGCGCCGTGTGCCTCGCTTGTGTCCTCGTGACGATGGTGGCGGCAAAGTCAGGAGGGCAAGCACGTGAAATCGTGTTCCTCGACGTCGGGCAGGGAGACGCGACCCTGATCCGGCTCGGTGACTTCACGATGCTGATCGACGGAGGCGGCACCCCGAGAGGAAGCTTCGACGTCGGCGCGCGCACGGTCGTCCCCGCCCTCAAGACGCTCGGCGTGTTCGACCTCGACGTCGTCGTGCTGACACATCCGGACGCGGACCACGTCGAGGGCTTGACGAGCGTCTTGTCGGAAGTGCCCGTCGGGGAAGTGTGGCTGGGCCGCCGAACGAACGCGCCCATCGAGACGGCGGTGCTGCACGCCGCGAAAACGAGGCGTGTTCCCGTGCGGGCTGTGGCGCGTGGCGACCATATCACGGTGGGAAACGCCGCCTTGGACGTGATGTGGCCGGCGCGGCCCTTCTCGAAGGAGGACAACGAGAACAGCGTCGCGATCCGCTTGGACGTCGGAACCTTCCGAGCGGCTTTCCTCGGCGACTTGCCGAGCGGCGTGGAATCTCGTCTGAACCTCGGACGCTTGGATTTGCTGAAGGTCGCTCACCACGGTTCGCGCTTCTCGACGTCGGAGGCACTTCTGAGCGAGACGAGGCCGCGTGACGCCGTCATCTCGGTCGGACGCAACACGTACGGTCACCCCAACTCGGACGTGCTGAATCGCTTGCGTGCGGCGGGAATCCGAGTGTGGCGCACGGACGAGGCGGGCGCGATTCGCTGGCCCTTGCCCTGA
- a CDS encoding ComEA family DNA-binding protein codes for MPTDERLVTAALLIAALGCGLWASWPHLFGMPRAPSVTRAGSPVIVPVTTAPSYPTTASVEPLLSGPLNLNTASQEQLEALPKIGPALAKRIVDARPYRSLSDLDAVKGVGPKLIDVLAPLVTFQ; via the coding sequence ATGCCGACCGACGAACGTCTCGTGACCGCCGCACTCCTCATTGCCGCGCTCGGGTGCGGCCTGTGGGCGAGTTGGCCCCATCTCTTCGGGATGCCGCGCGCTCCCAGCGTCACACGAGCGGGATCGCCCGTAATCGTGCCTGTCACCACGGCGCCGTCCTATCCGACGACAGCGAGTGTCGAGCCCCTGCTGAGCGGCCCGCTGAACCTCAACACGGCCTCGCAAGAGCAACTCGAAGCTTTGCCGAAAATCGGGCCCGCCTTGGCGAAGCGCATCGTCGACGCACGTCCGTATCGCTCGCTGAGCGATCTCGACGCCGTGAAGGGCGTCGGGCCGAAGTTGATCGACGTCCTCGCCCCCCTCGTGACCTTCCAGTGA
- a CDS encoding DedA family protein translates to MVEWIQHLMSSLGYAGIVVLMFLENVFPPLPSELIMPLAGFTAADGDLSIVGVIVAGTLGSVLGSLPLYLLGHAVGEERLASWADKYGKWLTVSGKEIRGADEWFDRHGHRAVLFGRLVPGLRSLLSIPAGISGMPLGKFLIYTSLGTATWSTLLATAGFLLGDNYEQVERWVGPVGTIVLGAVAIWFVVWIVRRKRAKGKSAKPS, encoded by the coding sequence ATGGTCGAATGGATTCAACACCTCATGTCGTCGCTCGGCTACGCCGGCATCGTGGTCCTGATGTTTTTGGAGAACGTGTTTCCACCCCTCCCGTCGGAGCTCATCATGCCCTTGGCGGGCTTCACGGCCGCAGACGGCGATCTCAGTATCGTCGGGGTGATCGTGGCGGGAACATTGGGATCGGTCTTGGGATCGTTGCCGCTGTACCTGCTGGGGCACGCCGTCGGCGAGGAGCGCTTGGCGTCGTGGGCGGACAAGTACGGCAAGTGGCTCACCGTCAGCGGCAAGGAGATTCGCGGTGCCGACGAGTGGTTCGATCGCCACGGGCACCGCGCCGTGCTGTTCGGGCGTCTCGTTCCCGGCCTTCGTTCGCTGCTCTCCATTCCGGCCGGGATCTCCGGCATGCCTCTCGGCAAGTTCCTCATCTACACGAGCCTCGGAACGGCCACGTGGAGTACCCTGCTCGCCACGGCAGGCTTCCTGCTCGGCGACAACTACGAACAAGTGGAGCGCTGGGTGGGACCGGTCGGCACGATCGTCCTCGGGGCGGTGGCCATATGGTTCGTCGTGTGGATCGTGCGCCGCAAACGCGCCAAGGGAAAGTCCGCGAAGCCGTCTTGA
- a CDS encoding HAD family hydrolase → MEATVRAFIFDFDGTILDTETHEFRRWEELYREHGQVLALQDWQQGVGTWGAFDPWAALELDEDTRRSAHDRLRADIFKAIAADDVRPGIRRVLAEAREAGVRLAIASSSERAWIEPWLEQHGLQDVFEVLATRDDVARVKPDPELYSLALARLGLQPGEAVAVEDSFHGATAAHRAGLRVIVTPNDVTSGQPFLDAWPRVDSLEGGLNVLLGAVGAPPVQVTS, encoded by the coding sequence ATGGAAGCTACGGTGCGCGCCTTCATCTTCGATTTCGACGGCACGATCCTCGACACGGAAACGCACGAGTTTCGCCGCTGGGAGGAACTTTACCGCGAGCATGGCCAAGTACTCGCCTTGCAAGACTGGCAGCAGGGCGTCGGAACGTGGGGAGCTTTCGATCCTTGGGCGGCGCTCGAACTCGACGAGGACACGCGCCGCTCGGCACATGATCGGCTGCGGGCCGACATCTTCAAGGCGATCGCGGCGGACGACGTGCGGCCCGGCATTCGGCGAGTGTTGGCCGAAGCGCGCGAGGCGGGCGTGCGGCTCGCCATCGCCTCTTCGAGCGAACGTGCCTGGATCGAGCCATGGTTGGAGCAGCACGGCCTTCAGGACGTCTTCGAGGTGCTCGCCACACGGGACGACGTCGCCCGCGTGAAACCCGACCCGGAATTGTACTCGCTCGCCCTCGCCCGCCTCGGCTTGCAGCCCGGCGAGGCGGTCGCCGTCGAGGACTCCTTTCATGGCGCGACGGCGGCGCACCGCGCGGGACTGCGTGTCATCGTCACTCCGAACGACGTGACGAGTGGGCAGCCTTTCTTGGACGCTTGGCCGAGGGTCGATTCGCTCGAAGGGGGCTTGAACGTGCTGCTCGGGGCGGTGGGCGCGCCGCCCGTGCAGGTCACGTCGTGA